A single genomic interval of Deinococcus multiflagellatus harbors:
- a CDS encoding sigma-70 family RNA polymerase sigma factor, with amino-acid sequence MTPLSSDLPDEALIHAMAGRQEEALQELHRRYARLLYALGRRMLQQHEDVESCVQDAFFNAWRHAGRFDPARASAKTWLVSIAHHRFLQELRDRPDTPLELEDWDAPTRSPDPTDRLMAEQAVDGLEPHHRELVELAYYRGFTHSELAILTGLPVGTVKSRLRSALDRMRVALTRASGS; translated from the coding sequence ATGACGCCCCTTTCCTCCGATCTGCCTGACGAGGCGCTTATCCACGCCATGGCCGGGCGGCAGGAAGAGGCGCTTCAGGAACTGCACCGCCGCTATGCCCGGCTGCTGTACGCCCTGGGCCGCCGCATGCTTCAGCAGCACGAGGATGTCGAAAGTTGCGTGCAAGACGCTTTTTTCAATGCGTGGCGACACGCGGGGCGCTTTGATCCGGCGCGGGCCAGTGCCAAGACGTGGCTGGTGAGCATTGCCCACCACCGCTTCTTGCAGGAACTGCGCGACCGCCCCGACACGCCGCTGGAACTGGAGGACTGGGACGCCCCCACGCGCAGCCCGGACCCCACCGACCGTCTGATGGCCGAGCAGGCTGTGGACGGTCTGGAGCCGCATCACCGCGAACTGGTGGAACTGGCGTACTACCGGGGGTTTACGCACAGCGAGCTGGCCATCCTGACGGGTTTGCCTGTGGGTACAGTAAAATCCCGGCTGCGCTCCGCGCTGGACCGCATGCGCGTCGCCCTGACGCGGGCCTCTGGTTCTTAA
- a CDS encoding RluA family pseudouridine synthase, which produces MTEGPASALPFAATPGRLDAVVASLSGASRSQVAGWIEGGHVQVDGQTVTKPSLKLRGGEALLVSPPPPPDATVRPEQVPLDVLYEDEHLIAINKPPGMVTHPAPGVSTGTLVNALLGRMSLPQQGGFDGPDGYRPGIVHRLDRDTSGVIVVAKTVAAHARLAEAFKARETQKVYLAIAAGGWRAEEAVRVDAPIGRHPVQRQRMTVGGANAREAQTLFTPLARCPDGHGRTLALVRAQPRTGRTHQIRVHLAHLGSPILGDPVYGRESAVIARHALHAHFLTLPHPVTGEALHLHAPAPEDLLSAWISLGGQWPAQAEAPTLN; this is translated from the coding sequence GTGACCGAAGGCCCCGCCTCTGCCCTGCCGTTTGCTGCCACCCCGGGCCGCCTGGACGCCGTGGTGGCCAGCCTTAGCGGCGCCAGCCGCTCGCAGGTGGCCGGGTGGATTGAGGGGGGGCATGTGCAGGTGGACGGCCAGACGGTGACCAAGCCCAGCCTGAAGCTGCGCGGCGGCGAGGCGCTGCTGGTCTCTCCGCCGCCACCCCCCGACGCCACGGTGCGCCCCGAACAGGTGCCCCTGGACGTGCTGTACGAGGACGAGCACCTGATTGCCATCAACAAGCCGCCCGGCATGGTGACGCACCCCGCGCCGGGCGTGAGCACCGGCACGCTGGTCAACGCCCTGCTGGGCCGCATGAGCCTGCCCCAGCAGGGCGGCTTTGACGGCCCCGACGGCTACCGCCCCGGCATCGTGCACCGCCTGGACCGCGACACCAGCGGCGTGATCGTGGTGGCCAAGACGGTGGCCGCCCACGCCCGACTGGCCGAGGCCTTCAAGGCGCGCGAGACCCAGAAGGTGTACCTCGCCATTGCCGCTGGCGGCTGGCGCGCCGAGGAAGCGGTGCGGGTAGACGCCCCCATTGGCCGCCACCCGGTGCAGCGCCAGCGCATGACGGTGGGCGGCGCCAATGCGCGCGAGGCCCAGACGCTCTTTACGCCGCTGGCGCGCTGCCCGGACGGCCACGGGCGCACCCTGGCGCTGGTGCGGGCCCAGCCGCGCACCGGGCGCACCCACCAGATCCGGGTGCATCTGGCGCATCTGGGCAGTCCTATCCTGGGTGACCCCGTGTATGGCCGCGAGAGCGCCGTGATCGCCCGCCACGCGCTGCACGCCCACTTTCTGACCCTGCCGCATCCGGTAACCGGCGAGGCCCTACACCTGCACGCCCCGGCTCCAGAAGACCTGCTCAGCGCATGGATTTCCCTGGGGGGCCAGTGGCCCGCCCAGGCCGAGGCGCCGACCCTGAATTGA
- a CDS encoding twin-arginine translocase TatA/TatE family subunit, whose product MPNLGPAELIVILLVALVVFGPRKLPELGKSLGHGLREFRRSTQGLKDDLAMGAPATAPIPTAAPAAVPVAAREMAVAEEPRG is encoded by the coding sequence ATGCCCAATCTTGGACCCGCTGAACTGATCGTGATTCTTCTGGTGGCGCTGGTGGTGTTTGGCCCGCGCAAGTTGCCCGAACTGGGCAAGAGCCTGGGCCACGGCCTGCGCGAATTCCGCCGCAGCACCCAGGGCCTGAAAGACGACCTGGCTATGGGTGCCCCAGCCACCGCGCCCATACCCACAGCGGCGCCGGCCGCCGTGCCCGTGGCGGCCCGCGAGATGGCTGTGGCGGAAGAGCCCAGAGGATAA
- a CDS encoding ferritin-like domain-containing protein has protein sequence MSSDNSTAGHSTRRKFLGAAGLMGAGAVLSGCTNVLATHPAKANLDATIFNFALNLEYLEAAFYLAAVGRLDELTDAGGDASKVILPAGFTGRGGVAVPGLTGDMLAMAHEIADDELAHVKVIRKVLGGVAVPQPRLDLGPAFQAAGSAASGGVITNFNPFANELFFLHGAFIFEDVGVTAYKGAARLLVDDSAGGNLENAAGILAVEAYHSGSVRTQLYNRRTQQAAAGLTVEQVVQAISNLRDAVDGSDDRDQGLSANAANNQNPNVPARSANIVPTDINGIAFSRTPRQVANIVFLDTTGTKTSGGFFPDGLSGNFSAILAL, from the coding sequence ATGAGCAGTGACAACAGCACCGCAGGCCACAGCACCCGCCGCAAGTTCCTCGGCGCCGCCGGATTGATGGGCGCAGGCGCCGTCCTGAGCGGCTGCACCAATGTCCTGGCCACCCATCCGGCCAAGGCCAATCTGGACGCCACCATCTTCAACTTTGCGCTGAACCTCGAATACCTGGAAGCGGCCTTTTATCTTGCGGCTGTGGGGCGGCTCGATGAGTTGACCGATGCAGGGGGCGACGCCAGCAAGGTCATCCTGCCTGCTGGCTTTACCGGCCGCGGCGGCGTCGCCGTCCCCGGCCTGACCGGCGACATGCTGGCGATGGCCCATGAGATCGCCGATGACGAACTCGCCCATGTGAAGGTGATTCGCAAGGTGCTGGGCGGCGTTGCCGTACCCCAGCCCCGCCTGGACCTGGGCCCAGCCTTCCAGGCTGCTGGCAGCGCGGCCTCGGGCGGCGTCATCACCAACTTCAACCCTTTTGCCAACGAGCTGTTCTTTCTGCACGGCGCCTTTATCTTCGAGGACGTGGGCGTCACGGCCTACAAGGGCGCCGCGCGCCTGCTGGTGGACGACAGCGCGGGCGGTAACCTGGAGAACGCGGCCGGGATTCTGGCCGTCGAGGCCTACCACTCGGGCTCGGTGCGCACGCAGCTGTACAACCGCCGCACCCAGCAGGCCGCCGCCGGCCTGACGGTGGAACAGGTGGTGCAGGCCATCAGCAACCTGCGCGACGCTGTGGACGGCAGCGACGACCGTGACCAGGGCCTGAGCGCGAATGCCGCCAACAACCAGAACCCCAACGTGCCGGCCCGCAGCGCCAACATTGTCCCCACCGACATCAACGGCATTGCGTTCAGCCGCACGCCCCGTCAGGTGGCCAACATCGTCTTCCTCGACACGACTGGCACCAAGACCAGCGGGGGCTTCTTCCCCGACGGCCTGAGCGGCAACTTCTCGGCCATCCTCGCGCTGTAA